Proteins from one Physeter macrocephalus isolate SW-GA chromosome 16, ASM283717v5, whole genome shotgun sequence genomic window:
- the LOC102996562 gene encoding LOW QUALITY PROTEIN: ester hydrolase C11orf54 homolog (The sequence of the model RefSeq protein was modified relative to this genomic sequence to represent the inferred CDS: deleted 1 base in 1 codon): protein MSCAEYSFHVPSLEELVGLLQKGLTDNFADVQVSVVDCPNLTKEPFTFPVKGICGKTRIAEVGGVPYLLPLINKKKVYDLNKIAKEIQLPGAFVLGAGAGPFQTLGFNSEFMPVVQTESEHKPPVNGSYFAHVNSADGGCLLEKYSEKYHDFGFALLANLFASEGQPGKVIEVKAKRTGKLNFVTCMRQTLEKHYGDKPVGMAGTFVMQKRKVKTHIMLAEFSSCPLNSDEDVNKWLRFYEMKAPLVCLPVFISRDPGFDLRLEHTHCFSNHGEGGHYRYDTTPDIVEYLGYFLPAEFLYRIDQPTETHSFGRD, encoded by the exons ATGTCTTGCGCTGAgtattcttttcatgtgccaagTCTAGAGGAGCTTGTTGGACTTCTGCAGAAGGGGCTAACGGATAACTTTGCTGATGTCCAGGTCTCTGTAGTTGATTGCCCTAATTTGACCAAGGAGCCATTTACCTTTCCCGTAAAAGGTATCTGT GGGAAAACTAGAATTGCAGAAGTAGGAGGTGTGCCTTACTTATTGCctcttataaataaaaaaaaagtttatgatcTAAATAAAATCGCAAAAGAAATCCAGCTTCCTGGAGCTTTTGTTCTTGGAGCAGGAGCAGGCCCATTTCAGACTCTTGGATTTAATTCTGAGTTTATGCCAGTTGTTCAAACAGAAAGTGAACACAAACCTCCTGTGAATGGAAGTTACTTTGCTCATGTTAACTCTGCAGATGGAGGGTGCCTACTTGAGAAATACAGTGAGAAATATCATGATTTTGGGTTTGCATTACTGGCTAATCTTTTTGCCAGTGAAGGCCAACCTGGAAAGGTCATTGAGGTGAAAGCCAAAAGAACTGGAAAACTTAACTTTGTGACTTGTATGAGACAGACTCTTGAAAAACATTATGGAGATAAGCCTGTAGGAATGGCAGGTACTTTCGTGATGCAGAAGCGAAAAGTGAAGACTCATATCATGCtggcagaattttcttcctgCCCATTGAACTCTGATGAAGACGTGAATAAATGGTTACGTTTTTATGAGATGAAGGCTCCTTTGGTTTGTCTGCCAGTTTTTATCTCCAGAGACCCAGGGTTTGATTTGCGGTTGGAGCACACTCATTGTTTTAGTAATCATGGAGAAGGTGGACACTACCGTTATGACACCACCCCAGATATAGTGGAATATCTTGGATACTTCTTACCTGCAGAGTTTCTCTATCGCATTGATCAACCAACAGAGACCCATTCATTTGGGCGAGATTAA